The Ignavibacteria bacterium genome window below encodes:
- a CDS encoding DUF2283 domain-containing protein, translating to MKLKISKEDDALYFRLDESSIVESEEVQPGVVLDFNAEGKVVGIEIMNLSQRMKPEQLSILQYESA from the coding sequence ATGAAACTTAAAATAAGCAAAGAAGATGATGCACTTTACTTCCGATTGGATGAGTCCTCAATCGTTGAGTCGGAAGAAGTACAACCTGGTGTCGTATTGGATTTTAATGCAGAGGGGAAAGTGGTTGGAATTGAAATCATGAACTTAAGTCAAAGAATGAAACCCGAACAGCTCAGTATCCTTCAATACGAAAGTGCATAG